The Mya arenaria isolate MELC-2E11 chromosome 15, ASM2691426v1 genomic sequence ATAGCTAATTTCTGACACAAACTGATTTTAATAGCCCATTCAAGAAATGTGGAGAATGTTTCGAATGTAGAGCAACTAATTGAACAGCCCATTGGCATGcacttatcaataaaatactGATCACCAAGCTTAATGCCTAATAAATCAAAAACCCTTTGGGAAACAAGGTTACAGGCGAAATGCGTTTTTTTAATCCATCTTTCCAGTCCACGTGCCTTTACCTAGGCGCCTGACCATGTGAACCGCATTATCGAAATTTGAGTATTGAACCTTTGCTAATTCTGGGtcaatgaaatcatttacaCGTTCTAAATAAGGGCACTGGGCCAATAGgcgaaacttttaaaaatacaatgggTTTATTAACAAATGGTCCTGACATTCTCCCAGCCTCTACTTCCGTTAAAAGTTTTTGCCTAACAATAGACTCGTGACCGttaacatatttcaattttagaCATTCAAAAGGTTAACGAGGCACCGAGTAGTCTAGAGAAAACCcgttttcaaaaccatttttaaaTACTCGGCATCTTGTCTGTTAGGATACTGATCAAGCAACTGTCTTTAAACGTCGCATTTAATTTGAGTTTTACATTTTTCCAAAATAGGGACGACAACTATGCCTGGCGGTTGCAGGGAAATGTGACCTGTTTATATATAAGGGAGATAATCGCTTTCCAAATTGGGGGCGAACATTAGGGAGAGACTACAAGTTATCCATAAATGACCGTCAAtaagtgaccatgaccttgaatTGTCATTAGCCATACGGAGACGGAACTGGATATCGTACTGGTAACAACCGCCAAAGGGGTTCGATTGagtagccccccccccctcccccaccttACAATTGTTATGTACTTAAAAATCTCCGACCCCCTACACTGGTGTCTTTGTATGGATATCAAAGCATACTTTATGAATGCGTCAGTCTATTTATCGATATTTTTAATCTTCTGGAATTTATACTGTAGTTTTAACATCAATTGGTTATTAGTTAACGTCAATTGTACATTATTGTCAAAGCCATTTTGAGCATTaggttttaaaagaaaaattaaatcTGCATATTTTCTATTCcaaatattttccttaatttgATCCAAACATATGTATCAATCTCTAGGgaatttaacaataacaaaggATCTTTCTCACTAAATGTATTCGTTGGAAAGATTGCCATGCCTTGGTTCGTCATTGAAACAGGCCGAAAACGTTGCCTGCAAGTTAGAACCACCACACACAGGAGGGGCCGGTGGCTAGGCGACCGGAATGCATGTGTCGTTGGGAAAATCGGCCCTGGTAAAGTTCAGCCTACTAGCGGTGCGGAGGTCCCAACGCTTGTCGGAATCACTGTCTAGTTGCCCGGGATGGGATGGGTGACCGACATTTCTGGCACCGTGGTGAAAGTAGGTTGCCCGTTTCCGGCAGAACTCGTGAAAGCCCTAGTCCACTGCACTGGTGTCGAAACACTGATGCATGACGATTGCTGATTTGAAGCCTTGGATACCAATTGTTGTGTACCTGCACCTGCAGAAGTCAAAGCCCTTGTTGTTAAGGTCGCTGTAATAACCGGAGGTTGATGGCGAGGCGAGAACCCGGGCCCAGATTCGCACGCCTTTGCTGAATGTAACGTGTCCGCAAATTTCGTACACGATCCACTAAACATGACAATGTAACCGCATCATGTCGCCGGTTGCAGGGCCTTACCCCTCTGACCCTTGCATTGGTCCTATTTTTGAGCCGGAAATTGGGCATAATTATCCGATGACAAGctattttcttaattaaattTTCTGTCCAAAGAATGCTGCCATTTTGTTCCGAGCTGAAAACATGTCATATGATGTCAAAAACAAACGTCATCATGGTATTACTCCAACGATATTGCTAAAAATGCTAAAATGACTTCGTCCCTGTTAAAGAAGTCATACTTATGTATTCCTTCTATAATCGGCATTATAACCTATAACCGATAATGCTCATTGTCAACATTTATACCTTCGTTGGTACCAATTGCTTTGAGGTTGTTATAGAAGGTCTATCTGTACTTTGTATTCAGAAAAAAACCCAGGTGCTTCCAAATCAGTTAAGGACCTTCCCTAACCCTAACCATAAGAACATTCCCTTACCCTTACCCCTAGATCTAACCCTCGTCCTTCGGGACTAGATAAGCACCTTCTACAATCTTTACGTTTTTGGGGAATGTAAAACATTAAGGCGTTTAGAAAtgacagttttattaatttatgaggaaaactattttacaaatgtaaacaaacatgttttgtgtaATAAGGAAATGCGCAGATTTCACGAAGGAAAATTTTATCTgagatttgtaaaaaaatcgtTTCCATTTTCACGTTATTCTACCAAAATGAGATTATCCAACACGTACAATGTCATTTGCTTGATATTTCCCTTTGGCAATTTACCTCCTGTGTATGTATATTCAATCATTATGTCTCTTTTTCAGTTCAAAGTGAGCTTAGGCTCAACTTATTCGCAGTCGGTTCCGTTTCCGTTGGAGACCGGAAGTAGTGTCAGAGCTGCGTTTACACCCACGGAAAAAgagtaaatattgttttctttgtaaaacaaatacaataagcGCCCTTGCGTTCTGTTAACGCTGCTCTCAATTGGAGCACTTCGGTCATTTCTCTTCAAAAAACTTTGGATGTACATGGACGATTTACAATTTAAgaattcttaacatttaaatacGCTTTTAAATAAGTAGTTCGCGTAGTAATATCAAATAAGGAAATTACTCTGTATAAAGATTTATGcaattattaattttacttgGGATAAATTTCAACTAACTAATAAAACACATGCTTAAATGCtataattgaataatattattactattattaattTTAGGAACTACTTTAACTAATGTAACCTTATATATATGAGGCTCGTCTCATGGCGGAGATGGCAGAGATGTTCCGATTGTTCTGTGGTTTGGTTAGTTTCGCAAGCAAGCTAGTATCATGCCTATACCTTAGCGATTACTTTCGTGATCTCAAGAgtcgaaaaaaaatcaagcatAATAACATTGTGGTAAATTGAAAGCAATTTAAGTATCTTTTTGAATTTTGCAAGCTGCCATTTATCATATACACGATGTTTAAGAAGGACAACTCCAGCAATTTCAGGCGTATCCATATCTTGAGCAATATTGATTTACTTGAGTTATGTCAATTGTCTTTGCATATGACTGGGAATCAATTCTTAACATCATTTTTCGCCAACTTTCAATATTAAAAGAATCTTGCATGGACTCAATAATTCATATTACAAATTGTTGTGGTGGAATAGGTGTTGTATATATCATAAATGAGCACTCCTTCcttcaaatacatgtttaaagtgacactcttattcaaaatcattacatacaaatgtataacaaacatcagttttgactgataaatctttatctacttactaaataattcatggaaaatattaattacctttaacaagattttaatcgtgtatttaaaagcagaaagcgcaaaaatattaaatgattggtgaatgctaaaatatttactgtggtctgctaaagtctcataaggtagaaatactgtgttttatgctcatttcctTCTATTTAAACacggcatccttcataagaaccattgttttcgacatttattcatccttttgggactattgaaacaatattaaattacagtattaaatgtggtaaatctaattttggagtaagagtgtatctttaattGTAAAACCTACTTGTTTAACctgtttatgaataaaataaacagatGGCGATCACTGACCGAAACGTCGACTCTTATTTAATTTTTTCGCCGCGAAACCAAAACAAATGCACATGCGCCTTTTCCGACCATGACCATGTTCGACTGTTTATCCAAATGTTCGCGTACACTGTCTTAAAAAGTTGACCACTAATGATTCTATTTTAAGATTAGTTAttgtatacaatttaaattGTAACATTCTATGCACCAGAGATCTTTGTCGACTATCACGCGATACATGTAAAAGGGGTAGTTCAAATTTCGCGGACTTTGtcttaaaattatgtttacaaCCATTaggtttattttataattgatttttgtattagtataaaaatgatattcgtTCGAACAGACAAAACCACTAACAGTTAAATACTCAGTTTTCTATTAAGAGACAGACCCTTAATTACACACACATATGACCTTTTCATTGAATTTAGTTtcactttttgcagattttCTTTAAACCTGTATCTGGATGCAGAAAACTGCTTCCTACATGTCGTTGCACGTGGAGGAACATTGAAAGTAGATCAAATGATTAATAACGTGTGGCAACAACTCTTGACCGTCGGTCCGTACCCGGGCAACATTGGCCAGATGCAAGAACTTAAAG encodes the following:
- the LOC128219156 gene encoding uncharacterized protein LOC128219156 yields the protein MWTAFATLVPPFKVSLGSTYSQSVPFPLETGSSVRAAFTPTEKEFSLNLYLDAENCFLHVVARGGTLKVDQMINNVWQQLLTVGPYPGNIGQMQELKVKIHDNYVQVFHDNVFQIQLNTMLPSAKIRTLTFVNDNDSVVIEIHTMELERL